From a single Gammaproteobacteria bacterium genomic region:
- a CDS encoding NAD-dependent formate dehydrogenase translates to MVKVLCVLYDDPVTGFPQSYPRKDLPFLERYPDGQSLPTPEAIDFQVGTLLGSVSGELGLRSFLEAAGHTLVVTADKEGSHSTFDQELKDAEIIISQPFWPAYMTRERFAHAKNLKLIITAGIGSDHVDLEAAIAADVTVAEVTYSNSTSVAEHVVMMVLSLVRNYIPSHQWVLKEGWNIADCAMRSYDLEGMHVGTVGAGRIGLSVLKRLKPFDVHLHYTDKYRLPHHLEQDLNLTYHANAASMVKECDVVTINCPLHPETEHLFDTEMISKMKHGAYLINTARGKICEANAIVAALESGQLAGYAGDVWYPQPAPIDHPWRKMPYHGMTPHISGTTLSAQTRYAAGVREILECWLQKKPIRDQYLIVHNGALRGVGAHSYTVA, encoded by the coding sequence ATGGTTAAAGTGTTATGCGTTTTATACGATGATCCTGTTACCGGCTTTCCACAATCTTATCCACGTAAAGATTTACCTTTTCTGGAACGTTATCCAGATGGTCAATCGTTACCTACACCGGAAGCCATTGACTTTCAAGTCGGCACGCTCTTAGGAAGCGTTTCGGGTGAATTAGGTTTGCGTTCCTTTCTAGAGGCGGCTGGGCATACATTGGTCGTGACTGCCGATAAAGAGGGTTCTCACTCTACTTTTGACCAGGAATTAAAAGATGCGGAAATCATTATTTCCCAACCTTTCTGGCCGGCTTATATGACGCGCGAACGTTTCGCGCACGCTAAAAATCTAAAGCTAATTATCACTGCGGGAATTGGTTCCGATCACGTCGATTTAGAAGCAGCCATTGCTGCAGATGTCACCGTTGCGGAAGTTACTTATTCCAATAGTACGAGTGTGGCTGAGCATGTCGTGATGATGGTGTTATCTTTAGTTCGCAACTATATACCTTCTCATCAATGGGTTTTGAAAGAAGGTTGGAATATCGCAGATTGTGCAATGCGTTCCTACGATTTAGAAGGCATGCACGTGGGTACAGTAGGCGCGGGGCGTATTGGTTTAAGTGTATTGAAGCGTTTAAAACCTTTTGACGTTCATCTGCATTACACTGATAAATACCGCTTGCCCCATCATTTAGAGCAAGATTTAAACCTAACCTATCACGCAAATGCTGCTTCCATGGTAAAAGAATGTGATGTGGTTACAATTAATTGTCCTCTTCATCCCGAAACTGAACATTTATTCGACACTGAAATGATAAGTAAAATGAAGCACGGTGCTTATTTAATCAATACAGCGCGCGGTAAAATTTGCGAAGCGAATGCAATTGTCGCAGCTTTAGAGTCCGGGCAGCTTGCGGGTTATGCGGGTGATGTGTGGTATCCCCAGCCTGCACCAATTGACCATCCCTGGCGTAAGATGCCATATCACGGGATGACGCCCCATATATCTGGAACCACACTCTCTGCTCAAACACGTTATGCTGCGGGGGTTCGAGAAATTCTAGAATGTTGGTTGCAAAAAAAGCCAATCCGCGATCAATATTTAATTGTTCATAATGGTGCCTTACGAGGTGTTGGTGCACATTCGTACACGGTGGCTTAA
- a CDS encoding UDP-3-O-acyl-N-acetylglucosamine deacetylase has translation MIRQRSLKNVIKATGITLHGGERAELMLRPAPVNTGIIFRRVDLNPIVEIPALAEYVGDTTLSTTLMKGQVRVSTVEHLLSAFAGLGIDNAFVDVTASEIPIMDGSAGPFVFLIQSAGIEEQYEPKKFIRIKRKIKIKDGDKWACFEPFNGFKVTFTIDFDHPLFRSDVKTTTLDFSSLSYVKEVSRARTFGFMADFEKLQAMNLARGASLDNAIGIDDFRVLNEDGLRYENEFVRHKILDAVGDLYLLGSSLVGAFSGHKSGHALNNRLLRELLVHKDAWEFVTFADTKRAPISYARPVLVEA, from the coding sequence ATGATCAGACAACGGTCGCTTAAAAATGTCATTAAAGCGACAGGCATTACACTGCATGGAGGCGAGCGAGCAGAGCTTATGCTGCGCCCAGCTCCTGTCAATACCGGTATTATCTTTCGACGCGTTGATCTCAATCCTATTGTAGAAATTCCAGCCCTTGCTGAATATGTGGGTGATACTACGTTGTCGACCACCCTGATGAAGGGTCAAGTTAGAGTTTCGACCGTTGAGCATTTGTTATCTGCCTTTGCTGGATTGGGAATTGATAATGCTTTTGTGGATGTCACGGCCTCAGAAATTCCAATTATGGATGGTAGTGCAGGACCTTTTGTTTTTTTAATCCAGTCAGCTGGCATTGAAGAACAATACGAGCCGAAAAAATTTATTCGTATTAAACGGAAAATAAAAATTAAAGATGGCGATAAGTGGGCTTGCTTCGAACCCTTTAATGGTTTTAAGGTAACATTCACTATTGATTTTGATCATCCTCTTTTTCGTTCTGATGTGAAAACCACCACCTTAGATTTTTCCAGTCTTTCCTATGTGAAAGAAGTAAGTCGAGCACGAACATTTGGCTTCATGGCTGACTTTGAAAAGTTGCAAGCAATGAATTTAGCACGCGGTGCGAGCTTGGATAATGCAATTGGCATTGATGATTTTCGTGTCTTAAATGAAGATGGCTTACGTTATGAAAATGAATTTGTAAGACACAAAATTTTAGATGCAGTTGGGGATTTGTATTTGTTAGGCTCAAGCTTAGTAGGTGCGTTTAGTGGTCATAAATCTGGACATGCTTTAAATAATCGATTGTTAAGAGAATTGTTAGTGCACAAGGATGCGTGGGAATTTGTAACCTTTGCAGATACAAAACGAGCTCCTATTTCTTACGCACGTCCCGTTCTCGTCGAAGCTTAA
- a CDS encoding DUF721 domain-containing protein, producing MHKITSKKISNFLKPNTQGFQQVLNKAVYLDALNQAFKGFVSPSLKANCLVANATENQLIILVSNAALATELRFQTYDLLQTLKTHSLFKDIKTITLKVRPFAPPQSKRLTPEIQRKVPLLQPQTAKIMLDCAETIEDAALRAVMLKLAKHTK from the coding sequence ATGCATAAAATCACCTCCAAAAAAATAAGTAATTTCTTAAAGCCTAATACACAAGGTTTTCAGCAAGTTTTGAACAAAGCTGTTTACCTCGATGCTCTGAACCAAGCTTTTAAGGGGTTCGTTTCGCCTTCGCTCAAAGCTAATTGCTTAGTTGCCAATGCAACGGAGAACCAATTAATTATTCTCGTTAGCAATGCAGCTCTCGCCACCGAGCTACGGTTTCAAACGTATGATTTATTACAAACCCTTAAAACGCATTCGCTTTTCAAAGACATTAAGACCATTACTCTCAAAGTAAGACCGTTTGCTCCACCGCAAAGTAAGCGTTTAACGCCTGAAATTCAGCGCAAAGTTCCTTTATTACAACCACAAACGGCCAAAATAATGCTGGATTGTGCAGAAACTATAGAAGACGCGGCGTTGCGCGCCGTGATGTTGAAACTGGCTAAACATACAAAATGA
- the secA gene encoding preprotein translocase subunit SecA, whose product MLNRIFTNVLGSRNHRVLRQLWKSVEKINALEPEISALSDDKLRGKTAELRLRLQNGSTLDQLLFEAFAVVREASKRTLNMRHFDVQLIGGMVLHNGSIAEMRTGEGKTLVATLAAYLNALPSKGVHVVTVNDYLAKRDAEWMRPLYEFLGLTVAVNLTGMTPADKQQAYLADILYGTNNEFGFDYLRDNMVFSLNEKVQRTLYYAIVDEVDSILIDEARTPLIISGAAEESVDLYRQINAIIPRLTKQADKEGPGDYSLDEKSKQAHLSEEGHQNVEDLLTAAGLLQEGESLYDAQNIMLMHHIYAALRAHTLFHRDVEYIVTQGEVVIVDEHTGRTMPGRRWADGLHQAVEAKENVKVNQENQTLASITFQNYFRLYQKLSGMTGTADTEAYEFQQIYGLEVIVIPTHKDMVRQDHPDFVYMSAEEKYAAIITDIKKTYETKQPILVGTTSIETSEHLSKLLTKEKIPHQVLNAKFHEKEAQIVSEAGRPGGVTIATNMAGRGTDIVLGGNLEAELKALDQPSEEEVASRRKAWALRHEEVVKSGGLYVLGTERHESRRIDNQLRGRSGRQGDSGKSRFYLSLHDNLLRIFGGDRLTAIMKRIGMEKGIALESRMLSRSIENAQRKVEAYNFDVRKQLLEYDDVANDQRKVIYRQRDELLSASEIGEMISDISIRVIEQTINLFIPLHSMEEEWDVAGLTDRLANDFNVSLPLAIWLEDKSMDEEKLRAGIQEAFKTHYQNKETQIGTEIMRQFEKAVMLQTLDTCWREHLAAMDYLRQGIHLRGYAQKNPKQEYKRESFELFAELLDKVNYQVISALSKFEVKVEDDIEKMQAKRQLAFNANAMEYQHAEVDMLQPETASYTNVQQVEFGAETYTRDRPKVGRNDVCPCGSEKKYKNCHGKLNQS is encoded by the coding sequence ATGTTAAATCGCATTTTCACCAATGTTTTAGGTAGCCGCAATCACCGCGTTCTTCGACAATTATGGAAATCAGTTGAGAAAATCAATGCTTTAGAGCCTGAAATTTCTGCTTTATCTGACGATAAATTGCGCGGCAAGACGGCTGAACTTCGCTTGCGCCTCCAAAATGGCAGCACGCTTGATCAATTATTGTTCGAAGCTTTTGCCGTGGTGCGAGAAGCTTCGAAACGTACGCTGAATATGCGACATTTTGATGTCCAGCTCATTGGCGGTATGGTTTTGCATAACGGCAGCATTGCTGAAATGCGTACCGGTGAAGGTAAAACGCTTGTTGCAACCCTGGCGGCTTATCTTAATGCCTTACCCTCCAAAGGGGTGCATGTTGTAACAGTGAATGATTATTTGGCGAAGCGTGACGCCGAATGGATGCGTCCTTTATATGAATTTCTAGGATTGACGGTTGCAGTTAACTTAACCGGCATGACTCCCGCAGATAAACAGCAAGCTTATCTTGCAGATATTTTGTACGGCACGAACAATGAATTTGGTTTCGATTACCTTCGCGACAACATGGTATTTAGCTTAAATGAAAAGGTACAACGCACGCTATACTACGCCATTGTCGACGAAGTCGATTCAATTTTAATTGATGAAGCGCGCACTCCACTCATTATTTCCGGTGCAGCTGAAGAAAGTGTCGATTTATATCGTCAAATTAATGCAATTATTCCACGTTTAACCAAGCAAGCCGATAAAGAAGGCCCTGGCGATTACAGTTTAGATGAGAAATCTAAACAAGCGCATTTATCCGAAGAGGGTCATCAAAACGTCGAAGATTTACTCACCGCAGCGGGTTTATTGCAAGAAGGCGAAAGTCTTTATGACGCACAAAACATTATGCTTATGCATCATATTTATGCAGCCTTACGCGCACACACTTTGTTTCATCGCGATGTTGAATACATTGTCACGCAAGGCGAAGTAGTGATCGTGGATGAGCATACGGGTCGCACGATGCCAGGACGACGTTGGGCAGATGGTTTACATCAAGCGGTTGAAGCCAAAGAAAATGTTAAAGTGAATCAAGAAAATCAAACCTTAGCCTCCATCACTTTCCAAAATTATTTCCGTCTCTATCAAAAATTATCCGGCATGACAGGAACGGCTGACACAGAAGCATATGAGTTCCAGCAAATTTATGGTTTAGAAGTTATTGTCATTCCAACGCACAAAGATATGGTTCGTCAAGATCATCCTGATTTTGTTTATATGTCTGCGGAAGAAAAGTATGCAGCCATTATTACAGACATTAAAAAAACTTATGAAACCAAGCAACCTATTTTAGTTGGCACAACCTCAATTGAAACTTCCGAGCACCTTTCTAAGTTATTGACCAAGGAAAAAATTCCTCATCAAGTTCTTAACGCTAAGTTTCATGAGAAAGAAGCGCAAATCGTTTCTGAAGCCGGACGTCCTGGAGGCGTTACCATTGCGACTAACATGGCAGGGCGAGGAACAGATATTGTATTAGGTGGTAATTTAGAAGCTGAATTAAAAGCTTTGGATCAACCGAGTGAAGAGGAGGTCGCTTCACGCCGTAAAGCCTGGGCACTTCGTCATGAAGAAGTCGTCAAATCCGGCGGCTTATATGTTTTAGGCACAGAGCGCCATGAATCTCGTCGTATTGATAATCAATTACGAGGTCGATCCGGACGTCAAGGTGACTCGGGTAAGTCCCGATTTTATCTATCTTTGCACGATAATTTGTTGCGTATTTTTGGTGGCGATCGTTTAACAGCCATTATGAAACGTATCGGTATGGAAAAAGGCATTGCGCTTGAATCCCGCATGCTGTCGCGCAGCATTGAAAATGCCCAACGTAAAGTTGAAGCGTACAACTTTGATGTACGAAAACAATTACTAGAATACGATGATGTTGCCAACGATCAGCGTAAAGTTATTTATCGACAACGCGATGAACTGTTATCAGCAAGCGAAATTGGTGAAATGATTAGCGACATCAGTATTCGCGTAATAGAGCAAACAATCAATTTATTCATTCCTCTGCACAGTATGGAAGAAGAGTGGGATGTAGCCGGGCTGACGGATCGATTGGCGAATGATTTTAATGTTTCATTACCACTTGCAATATGGCTAGAAGATAAATCGATGGATGAGGAAAAGCTTCGTGCCGGCATTCAAGAAGCTTTCAAAACACATTATCAAAATAAAGAAACACAAATTGGTACAGAAATCATGCGCCAGTTTGAAAAAGCGGTGATGTTGCAAACATTAGATACGTGCTGGCGTGAGCATTTAGCTGCAATGGATTATTTGCGTCAAGGTATCCACTTACGCGGTTATGCTCAAAAAAATCCAAAGCAAGAATATAAGCGTGAATCCTTTGAATTATTTGCTGAATTATTAGATAAAGTGAATTATCAAGTCATCTCTGCTTTAAGTAAATTTGAAGTAAAAGTTGAAGATGATATTGAAAAAATGCAAGCCAAGCGGCAATTGGCTTTCAATGCCAATGCGATGGAATATCAACACGCTGAAGTTGATATGCTTCAACCAGAAACTGCGAGTTACACTAATGTTCAGCAAGTTGAATTTGGTGCAGAAACCTATACGCGTGATCGCCCGAAAGTTGGTCGAAATGATGTTTGCCCTTGCGGCTCAGAAAAGAAATACAAAAATTGCCATGGTAAGTTGAATCAAAGTTAA
- a CDS encoding (deoxy)nucleoside triphosphate pyrophosphohydrolase, with translation MLIDVVVGLVKQEGKLLLCKRPPGKPYAGYWEFPGGKVEPAETRLEALQRELQEELGIIVKTASSWGEYIHHYPDKSVCLNLWVVTDFDGLPSGLEGQDLEWVTFSTLIKKNLLEGNLPLLNQIEGLFIENSPFTNNSDCS, from the coding sequence ATGCTTATTGATGTCGTGGTAGGTTTAGTCAAGCAAGAAGGTAAACTTCTCCTCTGCAAACGGCCGCCAGGAAAACCTTATGCTGGTTATTGGGAGTTTCCCGGCGGCAAGGTTGAACCTGCAGAAACACGTTTGGAAGCATTGCAGCGTGAACTCCAAGAAGAGTTAGGCATAATCGTTAAAACAGCTTCTTCTTGGGGCGAATATATTCATCATTACCCGGATAAAAGTGTTTGTCTTAACCTTTGGGTGGTTACCGACTTTGATGGTTTGCCGAGTGGTCTTGAAGGGCAAGACTTGGAATGGGTAACGTTTTCTACACTCATTAAAAAGAATTTGTTGGAAGGTAACCTTCCTTTACTTAATCAAATCGAAGGTTTATTTATAGAAAATTCACCCTTTACGAACAACTCTGACTGCTCTTAA
- a CDS encoding ParB/RepB/Spo0J family partition protein — protein sequence MNKRKATLHTLPIEQLTRGKYQPRQYFDPEKLQELADSIKSTGGLVQPIVVRMIKDQCYEIVAGERRWRAAQLAGLDEISCLVCEYTDEQALQAAIIENISRADLNPIEEAQAYQRLIDEFQYLHEEIAASVGKSRAAITNSLRLLKLEPSIQVYLIQGELTEGHGKILASLPTHQQLALAERAVRYGWNVRKVETEAKKLNPPTIPESNYSDANIKHLEVALTEHVGNKVHIECEQQGGGFVRIRFNNIDELEGHFVKIGFKYEN from the coding sequence ATGAATAAACGAAAAGCAACCCTTCACACCCTTCCTATTGAGCAATTGACGCGCGGCAAATATCAACCGCGACAATATTTTGACCCTGAAAAATTGCAAGAATTAGCTGACTCCATTAAGAGTACAGGTGGTTTAGTTCAACCGATTGTGGTTCGCATGATCAAAGATCAATGCTACGAAATAGTTGCCGGTGAAAGACGTTGGAGAGCCGCACAACTAGCAGGTTTAGATGAAATCAGTTGTCTCGTGTGCGAATATACTGATGAGCAAGCCTTACAAGCTGCGATTATTGAAAACATCAGCCGCGCTGATCTGAATCCCATTGAAGAGGCGCAAGCCTATCAACGTTTAATTGACGAATTTCAATACTTACATGAAGAAATTGCAGCTTCAGTAGGTAAGTCACGAGCAGCTATTACTAATTCTTTACGTTTATTAAAACTTGAACCCAGTATTCAAGTTTATTTAATTCAAGGCGAGTTAACTGAAGGTCATGGAAAAATTCTTGCAAGCTTGCCAACACATCAACAACTAGCTCTTGCGGAACGGGCTGTTCGATATGGTTGGAATGTTCGGAAAGTAGAAACCGAAGCCAAAAAATTAAACCCACCCACAATACCTGAAAGTAATTACAGCGATGCCAATATTAAACATTTAGAAGTTGCTCTTACAGAACATGTTGGCAACAAAGTGCATATTGAGTGCGAACAACAAGGCGGGGGTTTCGTTCGGATTCGTTTTAATAACATCGACGAATTAGAAGGACATTTTGTTAAGATTGGATTTAAATATGAAAATTAA
- a CDS encoding polyprenyl synthetase family protein, giving the protein MPLESIRTLVKEDLQATDRFIISQLDTHIPLIKQIIEYILTCGGKRVRPLVVLLSAKALSHKGKQHVDLAAVIELIHTATLLHDDVVDGSTLRRGHQTAHTIWGSETSVLVGDFLYSRAFQIVVDLKHQTILEVFAKATHYIAEGEILQLVNCNNPDTTEDFYFDIIQRKTAKLFEVSAQLGAILSSDVDKDILAMNDYGRHLGLAYQLIDDALDYHFSSDQTGKNIGQDISDGKTTLPLIYAMRKSNAAQLDIIREAIQTGSSNNLSKILEIIASTKAIKYTADAAKSHAMKAKQALSYIAHSPYRKALEDLSDFVVNRTY; this is encoded by the coding sequence ATGCCGTTAGAGTCTATTCGCACTTTAGTGAAGGAAGACCTTCAAGCCACGGATCGATTTATTATTTCTCAGTTGGATACCCACATCCCACTGATTAAACAAATTATTGAATATATTTTGACCTGCGGTGGCAAGCGGGTACGCCCCTTAGTCGTACTGCTTAGTGCCAAAGCTTTATCCCATAAGGGTAAACAACATGTTGATTTAGCAGCAGTCATAGAGTTAATCCATACGGCTACCCTCTTACATGATGATGTAGTTGATGGATCAACTTTACGTCGCGGCCATCAAACAGCTCATACCATTTGGGGTAGTGAAACAAGTGTTTTAGTAGGTGATTTTTTATACTCACGTGCTTTCCAAATCGTTGTGGATTTAAAACACCAAACAATTTTAGAAGTTTTCGCCAAAGCAACCCATTACATTGCGGAAGGTGAAATATTACAATTAGTTAATTGTAATAATCCCGACACGACCGAAGATTTTTATTTTGATATTATTCAGCGTAAAACAGCTAAGCTATTTGAAGTTTCAGCTCAGCTCGGCGCCATTTTATCGTCCGATGTAGATAAAGATATTTTAGCGATGAATGATTACGGAAGACATTTGGGTCTTGCTTATCAACTCATTGACGATGCACTTGATTATCACTTTTCTTCTGATCAAACGGGGAAAAATATAGGTCAAGATATTTCCGACGGGAAAACAACGCTGCCCTTAATTTATGCAATGCGTAAAAGTAATGCTGCTCAACTTGATATTATCCGCGAAGCGATTCAAACCGGCTCCAGTAATAATTTGTCGAAAATATTAGAAATAATTGCCTCAACAAAAGCAATTAAATATACCGCTGATGCCGCTAAATCACATGCAATGAAAGCTAAACAGGCTTTATCTTACATTGCCCATTCGCCCTATCGTAAAGCTTTAGAAGATTTAAGTGATTTCGTCGTAAACAGAACTTATTAG
- a CDS encoding YajQ family cyclic di-GMP-binding protein: MPSFDIVSNLDMHEITNAVDQANREVTTRFDFKGTNARLELNKEQITLFAPNEFQLKQVDEILQNKFAKRSLDIRAFQYGEIHSNLNEAKLVVTVKQGIDTENGKKIVKLIKEKQFKVQAAIQGEQVRVTGKKRDDLQEVIAMLKEAKVEVPLQFTNFRD, translated from the coding sequence ATGCCATCTTTCGATATTGTTTCAAACCTTGATATGCATGAAATTACCAATGCCGTGGATCAAGCTAATCGTGAAGTAACCACTCGTTTTGATTTTAAAGGTACAAATGCTCGTTTGGAACTAAATAAGGAGCAAATAACACTTTTTGCGCCCAATGAATTTCAATTAAAACAAGTCGATGAAATCTTGCAAAATAAATTCGCTAAGCGAAGTTTAGATATACGCGCGTTTCAGTACGGTGAAATCCATAGCAATTTAAATGAAGCCAAATTGGTTGTGACTGTTAAGCAAGGAATCGACACTGAGAATGGAAAAAAAATAGTTAAGTTGATTAAAGAAAAACAGTTTAAAGTTCAGGCTGCCATCCAAGGCGAGCAAGTCCGAGTCACAGGGAAGAAACGTGATGATTTACAAGAAGTCATTGCGATGCTGAAAGAAGCAAAAGTTGAGGTTCCTCTTCAGTTTACGAATTTTCGGGATTAA
- the der gene encoding ribosome biogenesis GTPase Der, whose translation MLPVVAIVGRPNVGKSTLFNRLTRTRAALISAYPGMTRDRQYGDVHYDDQHFILIDTGGIAEDENEMTDLITQQAMQAIEEADKILFIIDGKAGLTPADYTIAEILRKKHKPIVLAVNKTESVDKHGILTDAFELGLTTPVPIAAINGQGLTELIMALKLSDEPQEEVVTSGIKLAIVGRPNAGKSTLTNRMLGEERVIVSDIPGTTRDSIYIPLSRHGHDYTLIDTAGVRRRSRVDEVPEKFSVVKTLQAIEGSNVVLFLIDGRAGVMDQDLKLLGFILECGKALVIAVNKWDNMSESEREQTRRTLDRHLDFVDFARIHYISALHGSGVGTLFESVNEAYASANKKLSTPILTRLLQQAQLKHSPPLVNGRRIKLRYAHAGGQNPPRIIIHGNQIKALPRSYQTFLSHFFIKKLELHGTPVFIEYKANENPYEDKKRRT comes from the coding sequence ATGTTACCCGTCGTTGCAATTGTTGGACGTCCGAATGTTGGTAAGTCGACGCTTTTTAATCGCTTAACCCGCACGCGCGCTGCGCTTATTTCAGCTTACCCTGGCATGACACGTGATCGTCAATATGGTGACGTGCATTACGATGATCAGCATTTCATCTTAATCGATACAGGTGGTATCGCTGAAGATGAAAATGAAATGACTGATCTCATTACGCAGCAAGCGATGCAAGCGATCGAAGAAGCAGACAAAATACTATTTATCATTGACGGTAAAGCAGGGTTAACACCCGCTGATTACACTATTGCGGAAATTCTACGAAAAAAACATAAACCTATTGTTCTTGCGGTAAATAAAACAGAAAGTGTTGATAAGCATGGCATTTTAACCGATGCTTTTGAATTAGGCTTAACAACACCGGTTCCCATCGCTGCCATCAATGGGCAAGGCTTAACTGAATTAATCATGGCGTTAAAGCTCTCTGATGAGCCTCAAGAAGAAGTGGTGACCAGTGGGATAAAACTTGCTATCGTGGGTCGTCCAAATGCCGGTAAATCAACGTTAACCAATCGCATGCTGGGTGAAGAACGCGTTATTGTTTCAGACATCCCTGGTACCACACGCGATAGTATTTATATTCCCCTCTCTCGTCACGGTCATGATTACACTTTGATTGACACAGCAGGTGTAAGACGCCGGAGTAGAGTTGATGAAGTCCCTGAAAAGTTTTCTGTCGTTAAAACTTTACAAGCCATTGAGGGAAGTAATGTTGTCTTGTTTCTCATTGATGGTCGCGCAGGCGTCATGGATCAAGATCTGAAGTTGCTAGGATTTATTTTAGAATGCGGAAAAGCTTTAGTTATCGCTGTAAACAAATGGGATAACATGTCTGAGAGTGAACGGGAGCAAACGCGAAGAACGCTGGATCGTCATTTAGACTTTGTTGATTTTGCCCGGATTCATTACATTTCTGCGTTACATGGCTCAGGTGTCGGGACTTTATTTGAATCGGTAAATGAAGCTTATGCTTCTGCGAATAAAAAACTTTCAACGCCAATTTTGACACGTTTACTACAACAAGCTCAATTGAAACACTCCCCACCCCTTGTGAATGGCCGGCGTATTAAATTACGTTACGCACACGCTGGTGGTCAGAATCCCCCAAGAATCATTATCCACGGTAACCAAATTAAAGCCCTTCCAAGAAGTTATCAAACCTTTCTTTCGCACTTTTTTATTAAGAAGCTCGAACTTCACGGGACACCGGTCTTCATTGAATATAAAGCGAATGAAAATCCTTATGAAGATAAAAAGCGGCGAACCTAA
- the bamB gene encoding outer membrane protein assembly factor BamB translates to MYSKKIINILTLLFIGLLAGCNGFFETDNAPSPAPLPRFKPEISPHAIWSAQIGSGTEEYLKKPIGSNSNAIFVTRQRGTVAKINKQTGRICWQINTTFPITTGVAVNEDVVVFGTQKGETVALSTLNGAMFWRAQGPGEILATPVLAQNRVVVKYTNGYVRALSLEDGHELWSYQQTEPALILRGSSTPLVKNNNVIVGFANGNLAKLNANLGDQLWSQPVAIPQGAFAIERMVDINADPVMYHDDLYAATYQGKIAMLNWLSGTPQWTRDISSYTGMVADRDAVYISDAQSHLWSFNAQTGATHWQQGKLLARGITAPAALRNYLIVGDHEGYIHWLSKDDGRFVARTTLGGPIYTAPLVDENEIVYVWTAQGQLTAYKS, encoded by the coding sequence ATGTATTCAAAAAAAATAATAAATATTCTAACTTTATTGTTCATTGGTTTGTTAGCGGGTTGTAATGGATTTTTTGAAACAGACAATGCACCTTCACCTGCGCCGCTACCACGTTTCAAACCAGAAATTTCTCCCCACGCTATATGGTCAGCTCAAATTGGCAGCGGTACAGAAGAATATTTAAAAAAACCGATTGGATCCAATAGTAATGCTATTTTTGTAACACGCCAACGTGGGACTGTTGCTAAAATCAATAAACAGACAGGCCGAATTTGTTGGCAGATTAACACCACATTTCCAATTACCACGGGTGTCGCAGTCAATGAAGATGTTGTAGTCTTTGGCACGCAAAAAGGCGAAACAGTTGCATTAAGTACGCTGAATGGTGCCATGTTTTGGCGGGCGCAGGGACCCGGTGAAATTTTAGCAACGCCTGTACTCGCCCAAAATCGGGTCGTGGTTAAATATACCAATGGCTACGTCCGCGCTTTAAGTTTAGAAGATGGACATGAACTTTGGTCCTATCAGCAAACTGAACCGGCGCTCATCTTACGCGGGTCGAGCACACCTCTCGTTAAAAATAATAATGTAATTGTTGGTTTTGCTAACGGAAACTTAGCAAAGTTAAATGCTAATTTAGGCGATCAACTATGGAGTCAACCAGTTGCTATTCCCCAAGGTGCTTTTGCCATTGAACGCATGGTCGACATTAACGCGGATCCTGTCATGTATCATGACGATCTTTATGCCGCAACGTACCAAGGTAAAATTGCAATGTTAAATTGGTTATCAGGTACCCCACAATGGACACGTGATATTTCTTCCTACACAGGCATGGTTGCTGATCGTGATGCTGTTTATATTTCTGATGCGCAAAGTCACCTTTGGTCTTTCAACGCCCAAACCGGTGCCACCCATTGGCAGCAAGGAAAACTTTTAGCGCGGGGCATTACCGCACCTGCTGCATTAAGAAATTATTTAATTGTTGGTGATCATGAAGGTTACATTCATTGGCTGAGTAAGGATGACGGCCGTTTTGTTGCACGTACGACTTTAGGTGGCCCAATCTATACAGCACCGCTCGTTGATGAAAATGAGATAGTGTATGTATGGACTGCTCAGGGTCAACTTACAGCTTATAAAAGTTAA